From a single Penaeus vannamei isolate JL-2024 chromosome 25, ASM4276789v1, whole genome shotgun sequence genomic region:
- the LOC113820736 gene encoding turripeptide Pal9.2, which yields MQLALGLHRLPFSLPSACHGLLHSRRSSSPAVRPSPLRRPQEEEHTISMGRVVYFLIATLLLVSRTEAAVFDGLLTCHRICPAVLRPVCGSDGRTYDNSCQLQEARCSDPSMEEVHPGPCPGAEALLL from the exons ATGCAGCTTGCTCTCGGCTTGCACCGGCTTCCCTTCAGCTTGCCTTCTGCTTGCCACGGCTTGCTACACTCTCGCAGGAGCAGCTCGCCGGCAGTGCGCCCATCGCCGCTGCGCCGTCCACAG GAAGAAGAGCACACCATCAGCATGGGTCGTGTGGTTTATTTCCTGATCGCCACGCTGCTACTGGTGTCACGGACGGAAGCTGCTGTTTTTGACGGGCTGTTGA CGTGTCACCGAATATGTCCAGCTGTCCTGAGGCCCGTCTGCGGCAGCGATGGGAGGACTTACGACAACTCATGCCAGCTGCAGGAGGCCCGCTGCAGCGACCCGAGCATGGAGGAGGTGCACCCGGGGCCGTGTCCTGGGGCCGAGGCGCTGCTGCtgtag